A single region of the Lysinibacillus sp. B2A1 genome encodes:
- a CDS encoding 2-hydroxy-3-keto-5-methylthiopentenyl-1-phosphate phosphatase encodes MKPIIFCDFDGTITETDNIVSLMTQFVPEASEKIAKAMMEQTISFKEGVSAMFELLSTNQKEAVIDYLLDTAIIREGFGDFVSFAQDKQIPFYIVSGGVDFFIDPLLEKYGPFSGIYCNRADFSGQQIKLVFPNSCDEECSKFNTQGCGCCKPSVMRKVTQNDHFKIVIGDSLSDFEAAKQADFVLARDHLITRCKELDLPYKPFETFHDCLDAVKLLIEVEQAVSLS; translated from the coding sequence TTGAAACCAATTATTTTCTGTGATTTCGATGGCACTATAACAGAAACTGATAATATTGTCTCACTTATGACTCAATTCGTACCAGAGGCTTCTGAGAAAATCGCAAAAGCAATGATGGAACAAACCATATCCTTTAAAGAAGGTGTTTCAGCAATGTTCGAGCTATTGTCTACTAACCAAAAAGAAGCTGTGATTGACTATTTATTAGATACAGCCATTATACGTGAGGGCTTTGGGGATTTTGTAAGCTTTGCACAGGATAAGCAGATTCCGTTTTATATCGTTAGCGGCGGTGTTGATTTTTTCATAGACCCACTTTTAGAAAAGTACGGACCATTTTCAGGCATATATTGTAATCGTGCTGATTTTTCGGGGCAGCAAATCAAGCTCGTCTTTCCAAACAGTTGTGATGAGGAGTGTTCTAAATTTAATACACAAGGGTGTGGCTGCTGTAAGCCAAGCGTCATGCGTAAAGTTACACAGAATGATCATTTTAAAATTGTGATTGGAGACTCCCTATCTGATTTTGAGGCTGCTAAACAGGCAGATTTTGTGCTTGCGAGAGATCATCTTATAACACGCTGTAAAGAACTTGATCTCCCCTATAAACCTTTCGAAACATTTCACGATTGCTTAGATGCTGTAAAACTGCTTATTGAGGTTGAACAAGCTGTTTCCTTATCATGA
- a CDS encoding homoserine kinase: MSKMWQISVPGSTANLGPGFDSIGLGLSLYLKLTVSVQENWEIIHLDDNGPKEFELEEHLLYVIAKKIADQFGKQLPACRVEMASELPLARGLGSSAAVIVAGIELANQVCELGLSVQDKLNLSSQIEGHPDNATASVLGGLTISSMDENGVVDTFHVNDIDAAFVVFVPDVELKTSESRSVLPEQFDRTYAVQASANANMLAAALMAHDFERAGRYMEADLFHEPFRAKLIPNYTEIHEAAKKNGAFGTALSGAGPTLISIIPSTIADDFVKAMKNQFPEHQIILTKADEHGIQVK; this comes from the coding sequence ATGAGTAAAATGTGGCAAATCTCAGTTCCTGGGAGCACAGCCAATCTAGGCCCTGGCTTTGATTCAATAGGACTTGGCTTGTCCCTTTACTTAAAACTAACTGTTTCTGTTCAAGAAAACTGGGAAATTATCCACCTCGATGATAATGGTCCTAAAGAGTTTGAGCTAGAAGAGCATTTACTATACGTGATTGCCAAAAAAATTGCTGATCAATTCGGGAAACAGCTCCCTGCATGTCGTGTAGAGATGGCAAGTGAGCTTCCATTAGCCCGTGGTTTAGGAAGTAGCGCAGCTGTTATTGTGGCTGGCATCGAGTTGGCTAATCAGGTCTGTGAGTTAGGCTTATCTGTACAGGATAAACTTAATTTATCCTCACAAATCGAAGGACACCCAGATAATGCAACAGCCTCAGTATTAGGAGGCTTAACCATTTCTTCAATGGATGAGAATGGCGTTGTTGATACATTCCATGTCAATGATATTGACGCAGCCTTTGTTGTTTTTGTACCTGATGTTGAACTAAAAACAAGTGAATCCCGTTCTGTGTTACCAGAGCAATTTGATCGTACATATGCAGTGCAGGCTTCAGCAAATGCTAATATGTTAGCAGCTGCATTAATGGCACATGATTTCGAGAGAGCGGGTCGCTATATGGAAGCTGACTTATTCCATGAGCCATTCCGGGCAAAATTAATTCCAAACTATACAGAAATTCATGAAGCTGCGAAGAAGAATGGTGCATTTGGAACAGCATTAAGTGGTGCAGGACCAACGCTAATTTCTATTATTCCATCCACAATAGCTGACGATTTTGTAAAAGCTATGAAAAATCAATTCCCAGAACATCAAATTATCTTAACAAAAGCCGATGAACATGGTATACAAGTAAAGTAA
- a CDS encoding GNAT family N-acetyltransferase, which produces MGITMTKKMEKKYIPLANYFEVALQQEITLSFSELENIMGQALPNAAYLNKSWWKKTKPPLTHYLSWTNAGYYVIDIKLGTSVTFSRTQMKAASNNISKDDDIPSAYIIRAIEASDARSFIHLQEEIFEQTDFMYNIQDELDLTVQQLRKNLIYWKQLRNRTILLCVLNGNFAGYVVIHGYKHSKNKHVASIHLAVKEEFQGKGIGLALMEAVEKWSKQREISRLELCVMEHNDIALNLFRKLGYQQEGIRKNAIKLNGRYMNEYSLSKIL; this is translated from the coding sequence ATGGGGATTACAATGACAAAGAAGATGGAAAAAAAGTATATTCCTTTAGCAAATTATTTTGAAGTAGCTTTACAACAAGAGATTACTTTATCCTTTAGCGAACTAGAAAATATTATGGGACAAGCCTTACCAAATGCAGCTTACCTGAATAAAAGCTGGTGGAAAAAAACAAAACCTCCTCTTACACATTATTTGTCATGGACAAATGCAGGTTACTACGTTATTGATATTAAACTTGGAACTAGTGTAACTTTCTCGCGTACACAAATGAAGGCTGCATCGAATAATATCTCTAAAGATGACGACATCCCATCTGCATACATAATCCGAGCAATCGAAGCCTCCGATGCTAGATCATTTATACATTTACAGGAAGAGATTTTCGAACAAACTGACTTTATGTATAACATTCAAGATGAGTTGGATTTAACTGTACAACAGCTTCGTAAAAATTTAATCTACTGGAAGCAACTAAGAAACAGAACAATTTTACTTTGTGTATTAAATGGCAATTTTGCTGGTTATGTAGTTATCCATGGCTACAAGCATTCTAAAAATAAACACGTTGCATCTATTCACCTAGCTGTTAAGGAAGAGTTTCAAGGAAAAGGAATTGGTTTGGCACTTATGGAGGCAGTTGAGAAATGGTCTAAACAGCGAGAAATTTCACGCTTAGAATTGTGCGTTATGGAGCATAATGATATTGCCTTAAATTTATTCAGAAAATTAGGTTATCAGCAAGAGGGTATTCGAAAAAACGCCATTAAGTTAAATGGTCGCTACATGAACGAATACAGCTTAAGTAAAATTTTATAA
- a CDS encoding phosphatidylglycerophosphatase, whose amino-acid sequence MKIFAYSLSLLTLIIYCMLQATFQSNSIKNFDTKMAEFIFGNRFIEFFHYIGEPAFVVSVALVLIVYLAWQAKNYRGILFVLLTVAGGNVLNQILKKWVQRPRPEIEEQLTSFSFPSGHSMTGILYLFTTAYILAENNRKGRKILLWIGAIILTVLIGLSRVAGARHFASDVLAGWSMGYTWFIICMFWYERRKRYFQRNQK is encoded by the coding sequence ATGAAAATTTTTGCATATTCATTATCATTATTAACACTAATTATCTATTGTATGCTACAAGCTACTTTTCAAAGTAATTCAATTAAAAATTTTGATACAAAAATGGCAGAATTTATTTTCGGGAATCGTTTTATTGAATTTTTTCATTATATCGGCGAACCTGCATTTGTAGTTTCTGTAGCCCTTGTTTTAATTGTTTATTTAGCTTGGCAGGCAAAAAATTATCGAGGTATTTTATTTGTATTGTTAACGGTAGCTGGTGGTAATGTACTGAATCAAATTTTAAAAAAATGGGTACAACGACCACGTCCTGAAATCGAAGAGCAACTTACTTCTTTCAGTTTTCCATCTGGACATTCTATGACTGGAATTTTGTATTTATTCACAACAGCCTATATTTTAGCGGAAAATAATAGGAAAGGACGTAAAATATTGCTTTGGATTGGCGCAATTATTTTAACAGTTCTTATTGGTTTGTCTAGAGTTGCTGGGGCTCGTCATTTTGCATCTGATGTGTTAGCTGGCTGGAGCATGGGCTATACTTGGTTCATCATTTGTATGTTTTGGTATGAACGTCGAAAGCGATATTTTCAAAGAAATCAAAAATGA
- a CDS encoding threonine synthase has translation MWKGLIEEYKQFLPVTENTPALTLNEGNTPLIHLVNLSKELGIELYGKIEGANPTGSFKDRGMVFAVAKAIEDGSKCVICASTGNTSAAAAAYATRAGIQSIVVIPKGKVALGKLAQATMYGAKIIEIDGNFDDALNIVRQVSETTPVALVNSVNPYRIEGQKTASFEIVDALGAAPDYLCIPVGNAGNITAYWKGFKEYNAAKSCGLPKMYGFEAEGAAAIVKGEPIAEPETVATAIRIGNPASWKLAEAARDESGGIIDSVTDEEIVAAYKLIAGTEGIFVEPGSAASLAGVIKSVKNGKIAKGSKVVTIFTGNGLKDPDTAMNVSTVEVVSLKNNEEEIRQYIEGVL, from the coding sequence ATGTGGAAAGGCCTAATTGAAGAATATAAACAATTTTTACCCGTAACAGAAAATACACCTGCCCTAACTTTAAATGAAGGTAATACACCTCTTATACATTTGGTGAATCTATCCAAAGAACTTGGGATTGAGCTTTATGGAAAAATCGAAGGGGCAAATCCAACAGGCTCATTTAAAGATAGAGGTATGGTATTTGCCGTTGCAAAAGCAATTGAGGATGGAAGCAAATGCGTAATTTGTGCGTCTACAGGTAATACTTCAGCCGCAGCTGCTGCTTATGCAACGCGCGCTGGAATCCAGTCAATTGTAGTTATTCCTAAGGGCAAAGTAGCTCTAGGTAAGCTGGCACAAGCAACAATGTATGGTGCAAAGATTATCGAAATCGACGGAAACTTTGACGATGCCTTAAACATTGTTCGTCAAGTAAGTGAAACTACTCCTGTAGCTCTTGTAAACTCAGTAAATCCATATCGGATTGAAGGGCAAAAAACAGCCTCATTTGAAATCGTAGATGCTTTAGGAGCAGCACCAGATTATCTATGCATCCCTGTTGGTAATGCAGGCAACATTACTGCATACTGGAAAGGCTTTAAAGAATACAACGCTGCAAAAAGCTGTGGCCTTCCAAAGATGTATGGCTTTGAAGCTGAAGGTGCAGCTGCCATTGTAAAAGGAGAACCAATTGCTGAACCAGAAACTGTGGCAACAGCAATTCGTATTGGAAATCCTGCTAGTTGGAAATTAGCAGAGGCAGCTCGGGATGAGTCTGGGGGCATTATTGATTCCGTAACAGACGAAGAAATCGTTGCAGCCTATAAATTAATTGCTGGTACAGAAGGCATTTTCGTAGAACCTGGTTCTGCTGCATCATTAGCTGGTGTTATTAAATCCGTTAAAAATGGCAAAATCGCCAAAGGCTCAAAAGTAGTTACAATATTTACAGGTAATGGACTAAAAGATCCCGATACTGCCATGAACGTTTCAACAGTAGAGGTTGTTTCTCTTAAAAATAATGAAGAAGAAATTCGCCAATACATTGAGGGCGTACTATGA
- a CDS encoding manganese-dependent inorganic pyrophosphatase — protein MSKVLVFGHKNPDTDTITSAIVYAYLKQQLGVDAEAVRLGEVNNETQFALDKFGFGAPRSISTVVGEAEQVILVDHNEFQQSADGIEEVQITEVIDHHRIANFQTADPLYYRAEPVGCTATILNKIFKENSVEIPSNIAGLMLSAIISDTLLFKSPTCTEQDIKAGDELAAIAGVDIAEYGLAMLKAGADLSDKSLEDLLSLDAKEFQFGEYKSVVAQVNAVDINDVLGRQEELEILLNKNVAENGLDLFFFVVTDILNNDSTAVAIGQVAEAAAKGFGAELVNNRVILPGVVSRKKQIVPVLTDALK, from the coding sequence ATGAGTAAAGTTTTAGTTTTTGGTCATAAAAATCCAGATACAGACACAATTACATCTGCTATTGTCTATGCATACTTAAAGCAACAACTAGGGGTAGATGCTGAAGCGGTACGTCTAGGAGAAGTAAATAACGAAACACAGTTTGCTTTAGATAAATTTGGCTTTGGGGCACCGCGTTCCATCTCAACAGTAGTAGGAGAGGCAGAACAAGTAATTCTTGTAGACCACAATGAATTCCAACAATCTGCTGATGGCATTGAAGAAGTACAAATTACAGAGGTTATCGATCATCACCGTATTGCAAACTTCCAAACAGCTGATCCTTTATACTACCGTGCTGAACCTGTTGGCTGTACTGCTACAATTTTAAACAAAATCTTCAAGGAGAACAGTGTTGAAATACCTTCAAATATTGCGGGATTAATGCTTTCTGCTATTATTTCAGACACATTATTATTCAAATCACCTACTTGCACAGAGCAAGATATAAAAGCTGGTGATGAATTAGCAGCGATTGCAGGAGTTGACATCGCGGAGTACGGGTTAGCAATGTTGAAGGCAGGCGCTGACCTTTCAGATAAATCATTAGAGGATCTTTTATCATTAGATGCAAAAGAGTTCCAGTTTGGGGAATATAAATCTGTAGTTGCTCAGGTAAACGCTGTTGATATTAATGACGTGCTTGGACGCCAAGAGGAATTAGAAATTTTATTAAATAAAAATGTTGCAGAAAATGGATTAGATTTATTCTTCTTTGTTGTGACAGATATTTTAAATAATGATTCAACGGCTGTTGCAATTGGACAAGTAGCAGAGGCTGCAGCAAAAGGTTTTGGAGCAGAGCTAGTTAATAATCGTGTTATTTTACCAGGTGTAGTATCTCGTAAAAAACAAATTGTACCAGTTTTAACGGATGCATTGAAATAA
- a CDS encoding MurR/RpiR family transcriptional regulator, which yields MSINEEIKRRFVRLSKGQRKVAQFVMNNPTAVIGNGAAEVGRQANVSESTVIRFCYAMDLSGYVELQEEIRGYLMSQNGTTLQPTYTSNKQQNTSFGKVMQRDSQNIQDTIHLINDSMLQKSSKWMHKADNIYILGTRQAASIANWLSYTLRTLRSNVKQLRSDSDDIVQQINSMGEHTTLIVFSCDKHTNDIKTIVEIAKMKKVKIIAITGSALSPVRDYASAIFALGMKNQTSLDIVPVLFSFLHALIEEMINQDKVQYEKYQQSYEQVENNLLFLDAAREKQVF from the coding sequence ATGAGCATTAATGAAGAAATAAAAAGAAGGTTTGTAAGGCTATCAAAGGGACAACGTAAAGTTGCACAATTTGTTATGAACAACCCCACAGCTGTAATTGGTAACGGAGCGGCTGAAGTCGGGAGGCAGGCAAATGTTAGTGAATCGACTGTTATCCGTTTTTGTTATGCGATGGATTTATCGGGTTATGTAGAGCTTCAGGAAGAAATTAGAGGTTATTTAATGTCTCAAAATGGGACGACTCTTCAACCTACATATACTTCAAATAAGCAACAAAACACAAGCTTTGGTAAAGTTATGCAACGTGATAGTCAAAATATTCAAGATACCATCCATCTTATTAATGATAGTATGTTGCAGAAAAGTTCAAAATGGATGCATAAGGCTGATAATATTTATATTTTAGGTACTCGACAAGCTGCATCTATTGCAAACTGGCTATCATACACACTAAGAACTTTACGTTCTAACGTTAAGCAGCTTCGTTCGGATTCTGATGATATTGTTCAACAAATTAACAGTATGGGAGAGCATACAACGTTAATCGTTTTCTCATGTGATAAGCATACAAATGATATAAAAACTATCGTTGAAATTGCAAAAATGAAGAAGGTAAAAATTATTGCTATTACTGGATCTGCGTTGTCACCTGTTCGTGATTATGCAAGTGCAATATTTGCGCTTGGAATGAAGAACCAAACGTCTTTGGATATTGTCCCCGTTTTATTTTCGTTTTTACATGCATTAATTGAGGAAATGATCAACCAAGATAAAGTGCAATATGAGAAATATCAGCAATCCTATGAACAAGTAGAAAATAATTTATTATTCTTAGATGCTGCAAGAGAAAAGCAGGTTTTCTAA
- a CDS encoding MFS transporter, with the protein MTTNTVTTNKSQQSISRNKLLGVAGVGWLFDAMDVGILSFVIAALAADWGLEPNQSGWIGSINSIGMAVGALVFGIFADKVGRKQIFMWTLVLFSIASGLSAFTTTLFAFMALRFLVGMGLGGELPVASTLVSESVEAKERGRVVVLLESFWAAGWLIAALISYFVIPTWGWRAALLLTALPAVYAIYLRWHLPDSPQFTVKAESKKRSIRQNIVDVWSKKYARSTFMLWVLWFTVVFSYYGMFLWLPSVMVGKGFDMISSFKYVLIMTLAQLPGYFTAAWFIERFGRKFVLVSYLTGTAVSAFIFGNAETLAALLTSGMFLSFFNLGAWGALYAYTPEQYPAVIRGTGAGMAAAVGRIGGIFGPLLVGSFLKAGYDIGFIFTIFCGAIIIGVLGVLFLGKETKQIELD; encoded by the coding sequence ATGACAACAAATACGGTTACAACAAATAAGTCACAACAATCTATTTCACGTAACAAGCTATTAGGTGTAGCGGGTGTTGGATGGCTTTTCGATGCAATGGATGTAGGAATTTTATCGTTCGTCATTGCAGCCCTAGCTGCTGATTGGGGGCTAGAGCCAAATCAATCAGGTTGGATAGGTAGCATTAATTCTATTGGGATGGCTGTAGGGGCACTCGTTTTCGGTATATTTGCTGATAAAGTAGGAAGGAAACAAATTTTTATGTGGACATTGGTTTTGTTTTCGATTGCAAGTGGTCTGTCCGCGTTTACAACTACTTTATTTGCATTTATGGCCTTGCGCTTTTTAGTAGGTATGGGGCTAGGAGGAGAGCTTCCTGTTGCCTCAACATTAGTTTCGGAGAGTGTTGAAGCTAAGGAAAGAGGAAGAGTAGTTGTTTTACTAGAAAGCTTCTGGGCAGCAGGGTGGTTAATTGCAGCACTGATTTCGTATTTTGTTATTCCTACATGGGGATGGCGTGCTGCTTTGTTGTTAACAGCGCTTCCAGCAGTATATGCAATTTATCTTCGCTGGCATTTACCAGATTCACCTCAATTTACTGTAAAAGCAGAATCGAAGAAACGTAGTATAAGACAAAATATTGTGGATGTATGGTCGAAGAAATATGCGCGTTCTACTTTTATGCTATGGGTGCTATGGTTCACGGTAGTATTCTCCTATTACGGGATGTTTTTATGGCTTCCTAGTGTTATGGTTGGTAAAGGCTTCGATATGATCTCAAGCTTTAAATATGTGCTAATTATGACACTTGCACAGCTACCAGGCTATTTTACTGCAGCATGGTTTATAGAAAGATTTGGCCGGAAATTTGTACTTGTTTCCTATTTAACTGGAACGGCTGTAAGTGCTTTCATTTTTGGGAATGCTGAGACGCTAGCGGCCTTGTTAACGTCTGGGATGTTTTTGTCGTTCTTTAATTTAGGAGCATGGGGTGCTCTTTATGCTTATACACCTGAGCAGTATCCGGCTGTGATTCGTGGTACAGGTGCAGGGATGGCGGCAGCTGTTGGGCGTATAGGCGGTATTTTTGGTCCCTTGCTAGTGGGTTCATTTTTAAAAGCAGGATATGATATTGGCTTTATTTTTACGATTTTCTGTGGAGCGATCATTATTGGTGTTCTCGGAGTGCTATTTTTAGGAAAAGAAACTAAGCAAATCGAATTAGACTAA